ACCATTTTACAAAGCAGTTTCCGTGGGTAAGCAACAAGAAGGCAACCTGTGGAccttagatgttgttggactacaactctcataatatCTGACCAttgaccctgctggctggggctgatgggaattggagtccaacaaatggaaccagttacctggggaggttgtggtccctcccacactagaggcattcaagaggcagatggacaagcatctgtcagggatgctttagggtggattcctgcattgagcagggggttggactcaatggccttgtaggccccttccaactctactattctatgattctaacatctggagggccgcagctTCCCCAGCTCTACTTTAGTGCTTCTGACAATGATCCTAAGAGTGAAACATAGGCAGATACAAAAACAGGAAACTAAAATGAGATTGTGCAGAAGGGTGCAGTCAGCTCAAATGTCCTTAAATATCCTTGTAATCAACAAACAGCACGCAGGTCTTACAGGAGAGTTggatttttacatttttgttgtgCAAAATATGCAAATGTTTCCATTTCCATAATGGACCAAACTTTATTTAATCCATATGAGATGTCCATAGGAATTTTGTTTCCACCCCAGCATTTTCCTGACCAATAGTTTTGTGTTGTAGTTTTTACCCTCTTTTTCATTTTCAGACAGGTCCttttttctttaacagttgtgctacGCACACTTAACATGGATTCAATTCTATTGAAGTCAGAGGAACTCACTTCCAAGCAATTATCTATAGGGCTGAGTTGATACCGATCAAtcaatatttctttattacacaGCACTATGGGTACTATTCTATTGAGTGTATGCACTTGCAGATACAACTGCCTTCATAACCAGGCTTTTGCACTGCTAAATGTAGCCCAAaccaagcagaaatgctcatttccagaatggggcaggtcagaggGGTTTGCAGAAGCCAGTTTTAATTACGGATCTTGATCCAAAAACAAGCGTCTCTGCCTGtttccagggttatttttagCAGTTTGAAAGCCCCATAAGTGCAGCAGAGACAGCCAAGAAATACTGCACAAggactcctgggggcagagggggcaggcacaggttttcccagggataaagaaaccctggttAAAACCAAGGTGCCTGTCCCCcctggtgctgtgcttactcgtgagtaagcatggcaccagaaaTAGCACAGAGCAACACGGTgtgactctgtgcccatcagtggGAGCAGtggcaattttgccacccctgggcaaaatagggtgaccatatgaccggatttgcccgggttttcaatggcaaatccgggagggggaggggaaatcctgatttcccccccccaaagagcagctctaatgggaattaacaaaaatgcttataactctgtcattttttaagataaagccatgaaacttggcacaatggtagctcttaggaagggatttagtcataccaaatttgaaatagatccgttcatccattgattttttaggatttttttaaaaattgaggttttaaaattatttttaaaattgtcatttttaaagataaagagatgaaactttgtaccatgatgggatttaggtagagctttagccataccaaatttgaaacagacctgttcatccattgattttttaggaacatttttaaaaatgaggttttaaaaatattattttttaaactgtcatttttaaaaataaagagctgaaagttggcaccatgatagcttttaggtagagctttagccataccaaatttgaaacagatctggggccagtagcaaaccctgttaacaacaacagcagcttgcaatgagtgaagatacagtcagaaaagatatttgagggaaggggagaatgtaacacacagagtatagcaaaagcttcaaagtacagcaaaacctacaaaagtaggagtgagtgaagttaatttcagatacattgaatctctcctttgttctttatttcagtgattttaacattaagatgttatgtagaagagatttgtcttaaatgtgtgctgtaaaatcagacatgtgaccaaggctatgttcgggtaggCACGCctccttggtactggacacgcccccttgggggcgaccatgttgtcctcctttttggtttccaaaatatggtcaccgtagggtagaatcatagactagtagagttgggggtgggtgctacaaggccatcgagtccaaccccctgctcattgcaggaatctaccttaaagcatccctgacagatggctgaccagctgcctcttgaaggcctctagagcgggagagcccacgacctccctaggcaattggttggggggggaggggggatttcagttgtgtgtgttttaatttagttttcatggagatgggccttgtgcttgtgcaaccagccctgctgcttttaaaaaaagaagaaaagagcacCCACTACTTCCTCCCtgtcagtcaaatgccaggtTGAGTATTAGTCCACTCAAGGCCAGCCCCAACcaaccacagttgtgtaggaacatgttgtgtggggaggaccccctAGATAACCCACTATAAGTTGACTATCCCCACCACCatggactattgtgttgtctggacacagccatatggaatggagggatTGAACTGTAGCCTTTCCCAAGCGCTCCATTAATACTCCAAGTGATAGCTTGCCCCATCCTTAGGCTATGGAGTCTGTATTCTTTGTGCCCATATTGATATATGTGGGGGGGAGTCATGTCAGCTAGCAGATCTAGAGAGCCGGACCAGGTGGAAGTGGCATGTCTGAAACACTGGATTCCTTTTATGAGAGGGAAGAAAAGAGGTCTGGCGTGCCTGAAGATCAGACGTCTTTACAGCAGAGTGGCGTGCGATTTTTCAAGGGAGCTCTGCAGGACGTATGGTGGCTTGTTAAATTCTACCCCAGGTTTGGCAAGTGATGTTCTGGGTTGTTCGCGGAGGTTCTTTGCTGGTGGTTGACTGCCCCCTTGGAACTACCAGGGGTACTACAATTTCAGGCTCAAAAAAGGAAACTGGATGGTAGAAGTAGATTTCTCCCGCCACAAATCCTGCCTTTCTTAAGATCTGACGCAGGAAGATTTTCTCCATCCACACTAGTAATGCTGGTGAATCTTCACAGGATGGACAAATTACAAATGCTCCTCTTTCACACCAAAACCCACGCAGCGGTTTTGCTGGAATGCAGGGCGGGATGCACGGCTCAACAGCCATTTAGCAAGCAAtttgtttaaaaggggatttgatcAACATTTGGAGGACAGGCCGCCATCCTGGATATGAGCCACGATCAATATGCAGGCCCTCCATCTGCaagacaatgaccctgttcagacaacatgctatgccacagtggttaagcactttgagccaaacattatggcttagcgtgtcatgtgagccattcctaaccacggtggctacataaccatgatttaaacatgctcactagccatttgctgcaaaagcgtcaGCGGCCTAACTttggcttagcctgttgtctgaacaggcccaatgtcagtTGCTTGTTGACAAACCTCGGGCCTGTTGCATTcagcctgcttgtgggcttctcaaaatcagccactgtcagaaacaggatactgggctagatagactcttggcctgatccagcttcAAAGCTGTTCTTATCTCCTTATTTCACTTGTTTTGCATATCGTAGTTTTGTTGTTCAAAGCACAGCAGACCTGGGCTCATCGCAAGTCGATGGGGGTCAGCCGTAATTTCACTATAATTTATTTACGTGCACGTGCCAGATTTTCACTTACTCAGAATTTAAGACGGGCCCATCAGGGACCGGCTACTTGCTGATGACAGCCACTGGGACAAGAGAGGCAACCTGGAAAAGCTGAAGGATGTGAGCTTTGGGCCTCATCAGGGTAACACAGCCGAACCTGCTAATGCCTTCCCGGGGCACCGGCATTTCTGCAGTGGACCGATGCCAACGGGGCTCGCCGGGTGCCCAGTGGTAAATCGTTTTGTAGCGCTGGGTTAAGTCTTCCCCACCCAGGACATAGATCCGTTTGCCGCAGCGGACCACTCCTGCATTGGCAATCCCCCGTGGCAATTTGGGGGTGACGATGCCGTGGCTCACCTTGCCAGCCTCGTTGACAAATATGCACCTGCGGGAACTGTGGCGGTTCTCCGGTACGAGGGCCCCGTCTACCCAGTCCCGGGTCTTCTTCTCAGAGTATCCTCCGACCACACAGATCCCATTGTCCATGGCTACTGCTCCTGCGGCAAAGAACCCAGTAGCCAGAGGTACCCGAGTCCATGTGTCACAGCTGACCTCGTAGATCAGGAACCCTCTGTGGAACAGCCAATGGCTCGAGATGCCCGTCGCGCCACCGAGGAAGTACAACTTGTTGCGGAACACGCTTGAAGCCGGGTGGCTCAGGGCAAACGGAAGCTTGGCCATGGGAGCCCACTCCCCTGTCCCGAAATCAAAGCACTCAGCCAAGTTAAGAAAGCTCTGGAATTTGCACCAGCCCCCCACGGCAAAGAGCTTCTGGCTGTGGAACAGGAAGCCATGCGCGGCCCGGGGCACATCCATGGAGGGTAGCTCCAACCACTGGCTGTTGAAAGAGCTGAATTCATAGACGGCCGTAGAGTAAGAATTCCTATAAGCGCCTCCGGAGACATAGATTTTGTCACCAGCTGAGGCGCAGCAAGCATGCGTCAAGGAGTGCAAGCCAGGAAGCATCTCCCACAGTTCAGCCTGAGGATCGTAGCAGCCCATGTGCGCCTCTTCAGCCTCCAACTCTTGGTACTCACACATCTGGGTGTCGACGCACAGAATATGCGGCTTGTACATGCCCTGCCGGAGGCCCCTACTCTGGCGCAACCTCTCCTCCCCGTCCAGC
The nucleotide sequence above comes from Elgaria multicarinata webbii isolate HBS135686 ecotype San Diego chromosome 20, rElgMul1.1.pri, whole genome shotgun sequence. Encoded proteins:
- the LOC134411534 gene encoding kelch-like protein 3, translating into MSSSHKKGQPAMLKPRPLGLSQGLAELYMEELLCDATLVADGHRFPCHRALLAAISPYFRDIFISTWEESNGKEVLLKDVAPSVVESILKYIYTEEIALTLDLAPCLFAGASQLQIVPLQNICCRFLVMNLSVQNCFETYRLAHAHKNRALLYAVIQLLIKNFDRVFEEREFLHLELSTLVTLISSSDLAVASEFSVYQAVRRWVQGQPGKRNPLLRELMQHVRLPLLSLEEQDKLQSDLDQWTDLKLEWELLDGEERLRQSRGLRQGMYKPHILCVDTQMCEYQELEAEEAHMGCYDPQAELWEMLPGLHSLTHACCASAGDKIYVSGGAYRNSYSTAVYEFSSFNSQWLELPSMDVPRAAHGFLFHSQKLFAVGGWCKFQSFLNLAECFDFGTGEWAPMAKLPFALSHPASSVFRNKLYFLGGATGISSHWLFHRGFLIYEVSCDTWTRVPLATGFFAAGAVAMDNGICVVGGYSEKKTRDWVDGALVPENRHSSRRCIFVNEAGKVSHGIVTPKLPRGIANAGVVRCGKRIYVLGGEDLTQRYKTIYHWAPGEPRWHRSTAEMPVPREGISRFGCVTLMRPKAHILQLFQVASLVPVAVISK